The proteins below come from a single Triticum dicoccoides isolate Atlit2015 ecotype Zavitan unplaced genomic scaffold, WEW_v2.0 scaffold179578, whole genome shotgun sequence genomic window:
- the LOC119344685 gene encoding uncharacterized protein LOC119344685, with product MARLYHLTLLSVFFFLLLTGLVAADLSGGKKVGKKVGKKVTMTVRYPAEDSGEKITISAHLVGEGGVGDSHFHLDSDDYEPIVFAVKNLVSALEKVGDPQASLSKM from the exons ATGGCTCGGCTCTACCACCTCACCCTCCTCTCCGtcttcttcttcctgctcctcaccgGCCTCGTGGCTGCTGATCTGTCCGGAGGGAAGAAGGTTGGGAAGAAGGTCGGGAAGAAGGTGACCATGACCGTGCGGTACCCGGCTGAAGACTCGGGGGAGAAGATCACGATCTCGGCGCACCTCGTCGGCGAGGGCGGGGTCGGCGACAGCCACTTCCATCTCGACAGCGACGACTACGAGCC CATCGTTTTCGCAGTGAAAAACCTTGTCTCGGCTCTGGAGAAGGTAGGAGATCCGCAGGCCTCTCTATCCAAG ATGTAG